aaaaataattatgttTGTTGAATTTACAGAGGGAGCAGAAAAGTCAGGTTGAAGCTATCCATACAGTTCTGTTGTATTTAGTCACAATTTAAAAACATCATGacagttattttaaaaataattcattgGTCTCTAGCGTGTTCGCTAGTAAGGGgcttggtgatttttttcgagttcttcTGGGTaaattggaagcgttttactTTCTCCCGGtacatttgtttgtttcataTGTGGtcgtttaaaaatttcctaaaTTATGAAGAGTCCTGTATCTCAATCCGTTCAGGATGCTCCAATGGCGTTCGAATTCAATTTAGAACAGTTAAAGGTTTAAGAACGTTTGTCTCTTTCATATTGTGGCTTGAGAGGTCCAGCTGATATATCTTGTCAGTATTTTACCCCTCTTGACAACTTTGAATCGAATGCTATCGAACCATTAATCGTAGACTCGCAGTCGActctcttaccaactgcgctacaaccaCAAATTCCTAAAAGAAGTTAATAGTCAATTGACAGGGGATATCGGATGCTGTTAGCAaggtatttaaaggcagcataccacgaatctgaggtggtgtggatttcaggtggagtatttgtacacgggatagtagattatggagaggggtgtgattccgtccatttcttcctatttgccgtaaaaaacggcccggaagatgcgcgcgtgcacaaggctggcgcgctccaatcgaactccttgtggaaaatagtgcaccggaacgctcgaagccgtatctttcgggccgttttctacgccaattaggaagaaatggacggaatcatccttctctcaataatctacgatcccgcatacgaatactccaccggaaatccgtaccactccagattcgtggagtgatgcctttaacaactcCACACTAATTGGCAGAATAATGAACATGGGAAATTATTAGATGTACAATGTATACACAAGGAAAATAGACAACAGTTTAAACTAGACCGATGTCAGAACTCGCAGGTAGAACGTCAGTAACGTTTCCTATGTAACtctcaattcttttctttccctaGCTCTtaaagaaaactgcaaaagtCAAAGTACAATAGtaacaaaatgaatgaaaaaaataggaataatactttttcccttaaaattttctttcatattagTTAAAGTTAAAATCAGTACACATGCGTCCGGAAATATCGATTGCTGTTAACGAAGTGATTAAAACTTCCACGCCAATGAATGGCACTTTCTAAGTCGtttaacaaataaatgtgTTATTTAAAGATCATTAAACTTTTTGAGATCGTTTTATTTCCTTCCCTCCATCAATGAAGTGATAAGAAATTTATTGATATATGCAAAACATCGCATTACATTGCGATTGGCTTGAATTCGTAAACATTCTTTGCGTTCGGTATTCCATTGCATATATTATTGGATACAACCATCACAGTATATGTTTCCCTGTACGgcttcgagaaaaaattcccctctgtttttctttcactcttGTCTCAGTCTTTATGAAAAGGTTGTAGATCACACTTACGGTAGTATTTCCTCAGTTCATTCTTTTAAAGGCTGCGTATCATGAAATCGACGTGGTAACGAAACCCCagagaaaacgtagagttcgtgttgtagattacggaacgAGCATGGGTTGGCTCAATTCcgcctaatcgtcctaaaaaaaacggcgtgggaaccgctttatttcctacgatgTGTTTTAGAACGTGCATCCTTGTGCATGCTCCGGTCGTCTCAACAGTCTGCTCATAAGTTTTAATTGAATAGACTGGTGAGGAGGTCTggttaatcttcgaccgctcgtcCTTGAAGACCTctcgtgcacaaggttggcgcgttgcctctgatttcgtaggaaaaaagggCGTCTTCCACGCATTTACgacgcttctttttttacgaccAATGGCGAAAGACCCACGTTTTTCCTGtggtttccgtactacgtcaattttgtaatACACTACTTTTAAGTATTCTCACATAAGAGAAGGATTGAATGTTCTGGTACTTATCTCTCCACAATAACTTCCAATTGGTTCAGAACTACCACATAACTGGCCACCTAAGATGTGGTGCCAGTAGCTGTAATATCATTAGCTACTCTAGCTCCTTCTGGAATATCATTTGTGAAAATCCTGGACatcactggttttttttctgagggaAAATCCTGGACatcactggtttttttttctgacgtgatgagcacttttcaaaaaaaaagtttagttAAATGAACCAAAACTTCCACCTTGAGAAATGATGTTACATTTTTGTGAGATCGCGGAACTCTTCGAAGCtaaatctgtaaaaaaaaaacttcgaattttcattattttaagtGTTTATGTTCTAGCATGTTATGATATTACGCTAGATAATAACGGACTTAGACTGCCTGTCTGTGCATAGCAGTCAGCTACCGCCTCCGCTACACGCCAGGATCATCGGATTAGTGAGCCGGCGCCAATTACATGGACcaaaaatccggaaaaaaaaagaagcaggaAAAGATTACGAGCGGGAGCTCAGGGAGGGATCTAAGAACGTTGGAATTCAGAAAAAGTAGTTTAATAGACGATTTTAAGAATAGAAGTGTAAATCACTAGGAAATTGTCTCATAGTTGTGGATGTCCCGTCCAGCTATAAAATCTACGATAACACAACCCTAAATCCATCCATACCTTCGTACTTTCCTCTGAGcttacttcgtttttttctaagaaagaaaatccatttaCGTCTAACAAGTGCACAGTAATTAGATATTTACAGCTTATTCCAGGTAAAACCTTATCTCTAATGGTGTGGTGAtgattttctctcctttttttgcatgaGTCATAGCAGTAGAGAATAACGCTGTTCACGACTTCCggaaagattttcaaaatgggaaaaatgcaGATTGTATATGTAAACTCCGCTTCGAATAGATTTTTTGATGTTACAGCAATTTTAACCGCTTTGAGGGTGAGGCGAAAAGCTCTCAGTGGTAGAGGGCTGACTTTATGAGGGAAAATTCCACACTTCTTCAAAAACGTACAAACGTACCATGTTAGGAATGATGATGATAATCTTCTAATAATCTCTAGGAATCATCTCTATAAaacttatttctaaaaaaacattttaaaaattcgcaAGTGAGAAAACATCAGTGATTAAGAAAATCCTGTAAATTTTTTGAGCGAAATTAATTTCTCGAATAGCTAGAAATGTTGCAAATCATTATCGTTGCAACATTTCGTTagaaaaattcctggaaaCTTCAGAAGCTCCTGAAGACCACCCAAAAGTCTAAAGTTCTTTGCtgttctcggttttttttttcgtgctttgTCTTCTCATCAAAGACGTCATTTAACCTGGTTAAAATTAGTCATACCGTCTCTCTCTGCTTCTCCTCCCTGGAAAAGCATAGACGTCCAtcagttttcattttctttcaaaattgttcggtcgttttctttatttgtcttCTTCAGAGTTGTTTAGATCATCGAATAAACAGCTTACCTTCCGTAATTCAGGATTATCGGGCAATTGCACTTGCACTTGTCGCGAGCGTGTCGTCGCGACAAGCTTATTAATCCGAAGCTACGTAGTTGCTGCATAAGGAAACATCCGGACTCCTAGTCAAAAGTGAgtgatttttaaattaaattttccgtAGATCAGTACTgtgaaatttttataaaaataaaaatcttttctGCGCTGGCAGTGCAATGTGCGGGTGGATTTTCCAACCTCATTAGGCAGAGATGTTTAACGACGATGATTTATTTGGTTTCGGAGGGATCCATAGGGTTATGCATAATCAGTTCCGAGAAATGGATAGGATGATGAACGCCATGATGGATCCGTTCGGAATGATGATGGGAGGAATGGGTATGATTGAGGGTCCCTACGAGCGGCAACCAGCTCATCGTGCGCTTGCTCGGCCTTTTGATCCTTTTCGCGGTTTTGGAGGATTATTTACAGCAATGGAAGACCTGCAAGAACGTGCCATGAATGATCCGCATTCTCAAGTCTACACGCAGTCAACTATGGTTACATTTGGTCAAGATGGGCAACCTCGTGTTGTCGAAAATTCTGTTCGAAAAAGTGGCGATGTCAAAGAAACAAGAAGGAGCCTTCGCGATGGTACACGGGAAGAGATGTCTATCGGACATACTATTGGCGATCGCACTCACattattgagaagaaaaggGACAAAGATGGAAGTGATCGACGTCAACAACGATTTGTGAATTTGGATGAATCTGCTGCAGAAGACTTCGATCGCGAATTCCAGTCGAGAGCAAGGGCAAATATGGGATATAGTGCGAGCAACGGTAGACGTGCATTAAGTGATAGTTCATCAGGGAGCTATCGCCATCGTTCAGCAGATGCTGCAGGCCGTTCGCGAACAGGAGATAATGCGCCAATTATAACGTTGCCAGACGATGATGAAGAAGAGGATACTAGGTAGGAGGTGTTGTACATTCTTAGTGCTctgaaaaaatagtaaaattagGTCTACTCGTGCCAGAACAACTGCTGGAACTAGTCGTCGCACTAACACCGGTGGCTATTCTGGACCAGTGATTCGCGAAATAAGTGAAGAGGAGGCGGAGTCAAGTATCCCGAAGCGTCGAAGAGGATTTGGAGGCTTTTTTTCGAGCGAATGACGAGTAGAAACTGTCTTCTCACTGATTATTTCTGCTAAATTATTTCGACTACGTCCGCTACAGAAGTCCTCAATCGCTAGTTTGTCTATCACTGATAGTATCTTTGAGCTGCGTGGTTCGTACTTACACTAAGCCCTTATCCACTCTTTCCTCGTATTGCTCGTCTAATGAACTATTGCTATTAAAAATCTTATTTGGGTGAATAATTGGGAATAGTTTGAATAAGTAGCAACAGTTCGATTCCCAGGCCAAGGTACTTCCCAGCAACGGATAGCTTGAGTTTATCAGcagtagtctttttttttactagttttATACCAACGAATATTTTGCAGATGCTGTCGGAGAGGAACAGCGAAGCGGAGAGCGCAACGTTCCTTCCGACGGGCGCTTTCAGTGTGATAGCTGGGGATGGTCTCGAACAGGTGGGCCAATTTTCTAACATGacatacatttatttacatttacttatgtttgaaattgaaaggtaagatcgggtgaaaacgacatacCGGAAGCTCGGTGCATTTACGTAGACGGCTTCGCTCAATGCGGTGCAGTTAGAATCTAGGGAAGACTTTTGgtagcaccacccatcgctgcagttcgcaatgatcccacctcgatcctatTGCTGCGCTCCTTCACACCGCATAGGGCGCACCCGCTTCGTGTCGCTGTTGTTGTGTCGTTTCACAAACTAGCTACAAATACCGTAATCGTTCGTTATATGAGACACCATTTCAGTAAATAAACTGTAGACAGCATAAAATCGGTAACTAATGTATGTCTACCTAATCGGACTACATCACCATACATATTCTGCAAACGTTATGGCTCACAAACTCTGTTGTTGCACTTGGGGCACTTGCGCAgaagctttcttttttgtttcccgATGTACTacctttaatttctttcttttcactcgTAATGCGGAATTCGTGCAGCGCCTAAAAAGTAAGTTGTGTGAAGAaacaaattcttcatctttgtcttttcatttatcatcttcatcttcttcaagGTGACTCACCCTACTCAGTCTTCTGCTCGCACAGAAGCTATCGATCAGTCACTGTTCCATACTCTGCAAAATGTCACATCTCGTCTGAACTGCCTGTAGATGCCTAGCTTCTTCAGATCTTTGTTCACCACTTCCGTCTAGAACATTCTTTTTCGTCCAGGTGGCCTTTTCCAGTTCGGAAgcacatagtcgggtcaaaatgaaatgaagcacgaacagttgcgtaagcgggtgcgctcgaagcgctgcaCTAACAACGGTTGGAATGGAGGAGGGACCATgtcgaactgcagagatggatggcggtagggaggatccttacacgatcccaaccgccatgctccaccgcaccgcttcgagcgcagccgctcacgcaagtGTCAactgtttcatgtcgttttgacccgactatactcaAGGTTTTTTGGACAAGACAATGTGATAGTCTCCTTATGACGCGACTAAGTGAGCGAAGGTTTTCTGCGACTACTTTAGAGGGCGAGGCAAGATCTTGATCTTTTCCTCGCATTATATTCGTTTATACGCGTTATTTGCAGAGacaccacattcacttctGAGTACAGTACTTAGTCATGACACACTTTTGTCCCAAAGCAGCCAAGCATCCTTCCAAACAGCATATTTTACATATAGGCAAGCTTTTTCGTCACAGTCGACAAAACTGCTCACTTTTCCCATCTGTACATAATAATAGGGCGAATTGGAGATAGGTAGACTCACAGCTTGGCCTCGTATTGAGGGTTGATCAAAGTCACTTCAGTAAAGAGTTGAATGCAGAGGCCTTGTGGATCTTCGCTGAATATCTCATTCGTAGCTACCGTCTTTTTACAGCCAAAACAGAAATTATCTACTACTTCAACAGCTTGCCTGTCGATTCCCGTCGAGGGTTTGGAGGAGACCTACATCTGCTTGTATTTGTCAAGGTGCAGCTAATTTCAACACAAAGTCGACGAAATATTGCTACTTCGCGCTGtttgaagcgaatattactatACTCAAGATCACACAAGGGACGTGCTGACGGTGCTAAAACGACATCAGGAACACAATGCTCATCTGTTTTTCGCATTGGGTCATACACagcgaagttgaacagaaagccCACAGCCCCTTGTCCCgctccagtttccacttcgaaaACTGAAGTACACAACATGTATTTGAATAGCAGCAGCAGGTACTCTTGAAAGCTAACTGCAAAGAGTTCGAGCGCcactaaaatattttcatcacGCTCTTGACAATAGACACCTAGTCAGACTTAGATCGACGAGGAGAAAAACTGGCTTTTTCATTAcggatggtttttttttggtgagtCGATCCAGGATTAGAGGATTGAGTATTTTTTCGTCAATACACATtaaacggatgatctttgtcatctcacaaaACCCGAAAGAAAGCATTCCATCGCGTATCCCATCGTCTCAGGCAATTCTTtccgtttttcattttctggacaCATACCTTCGAATCAGTCGGTAGTTCCTAACTGATCGCGGTGCGTATCAGTCGCTGGAGATGCTCAAGTTCAGGGACTGTGACGTTTGTCAGTTCAGTAAGGTGTTGAAATGTTCCTTCCAGATGGGTAGGGTTGCCTCCTTGACAGCGAGTCTGTTTGCAGTGCTGAGGACAGGCGATATCTCCATTTTGCCACTGTGTTTTCTCAGTAGAGGACAACTTCTTCGGATTCCTGTACTTCCACTGCCTTTCAGACCCCTTCGCTCTCAATAATCTTTCATCCCGCGATTACGTTTCACATGACGAGGCAGTTCTCTCCTTAGACGCCTCTCCTCCTCAGATGGCTGGCAGCACGGATGATACACAAAGAATTGTCGAATTTGGATCTTGTGGATCTTGTCTTCGCAGATGCAAAGACCCCGACTACTTCGGCCTCGACAACGTTAGGGCTTTTTGCAGCGTTCTGAATACAACAGATGAATGAGTTAATGGCGTCATCGGTATTGTTCTTGGTACGTACTCTAATATTTATCTACACTTGTAGACAAAAGACCTGCCATATCGATCTTGCTGAACTCCtcgacttcttttctggagCCGTACCTTCAGACTAAGAAGAAGCAGGCGGTGGTCGGTATCGAGTACGATGGTCCACACTGCTCTAGACTTCCGAATATCTGGCAGAGGAATCCGGAAAGGTGGTTACCAGAAATACCCACAATCGCCGTGTTATATCCCATCGTTATGCATGTTGTTCTGCGCAGAAAAGCTCGTCTATTTCACTCTCTTGTTCAAAAACGTTCGCTGGCAACGCTTTGTACATTACCGCTCGCGCGATATATcactaaaaatggaaaaaaaaattctgactAAGATGTATTGTTGAAATGTTTCTTGCAAGAACAAAGTTTTTGCTGGTATTGCTTTGAATCAGCCAAAAATTTGTGACATAAATCGGAAACATTTTGATCACATTTTGAGTGCAAGAGCCTTAAAAAGTATACAACCAAAGAGGGGTAGGATATGACGAAGAAACCTCAGCAAATGGacgaaaagatgagaaaaccTAGGAAGATAAGGACGACTGGAAAGTTGGATTTCATAGAATCCGTTTTATGACAAGTCGTAGATAGTTTCTAGTCACCTGCAAGGAGTGCACACTACTATCGTTGCTATTCCGTCAATTTTAGAGcataaatttaattatttgcagTATTTAATAGTTATTTCCCAAAATTAATTagcaaatttaattatttttcttgtatatgtgtgaaagttttaaaaaaaacaaaaagaacatttaCAGCAACaggtaaacaattttttttctgtagaagtTAGAAGCAATACTCTGTCCCTATCGAACTGAATAAGATCCAGAAATATGCTGACTTCTATACTTCCTTCGCTGACTGCAATCCTAATCCATAGACGCTCATCCGCAGCGAAATTGAGACACAAAtaatcttctgtttttctttcttttttgagcgTCTATGTGGGTGGTATTTTTATCGGATGTTGATGTGAGTAACGTTTCGTAAACTTCTCTGACTACTTGCACGGATGTATTCATTCCATGGAATTGAACGACATTCTAAGTGACTAATCTCTAGAATGATGACTAATCTTTCTCGGCTGGATATCCTATTCTTAAGGGTAACATCCATGGAAATAACACTTGATTTACAAATCTACAGTAGAACTGCCACGTgagaattttgtaaaaataggGATAAACTAAAAAATTGCCGTCAAATTCGTACATTGGATTGAGATGACCTAATTTTGATCAtcgtggacgagttttctcaATACGGTGCTATTGCCAAGAGCATTGAAAAAGCGACGGGGACTGTCGGTGACGGTTGCCCGCTCTTTCATAGATAGAAAACTGCGGGACCTTTTACATGTCACTGGATTCCTCTACTTGGCATCTATCCAAAAACTCCAATGTCGTTGAGAAGAGAGCGAAACGAAGATAAAAAGTTAGCAAAAATGGCAGAAATTGGAGCTATCATGGGTTGCAATTTTTGGTCTGAGATCAAAGTTGGAAAAGTGCTCAAGGATTTAAAATTACACATCGAGAATTAATTGAATGCAACCGTTCGGAATTGTTGATAAATTAGTTTTCCTCATTTGTAAGTTTTCAATTACGGCGAAAAGTTTTTGGTGACAAGTTCGTCATTACTTTGAATCTTTGTTGCAGGGATAGAATTTCTCAAACCATCCAATAAAATTGTGactaaacagaaaaatatccTAGTTTTGTAACGCTTTCAAAATATGTAGACAGATGAACTTTGTTTGTAAACAGGAGGAgcagaaagtttgaaaatccagaagattttctttttttcttcaattttttctctgtcttACACCTCCTTACCGTTTCCCTCGCCTCCTCTTTCAACAAAGttcaaattgaaataaattaagcATATCCTTGGGAACACAGAATGTATATCTGTTCATAAAGCTGTTTTCCTCTggtgggttttttttgctctctcaTCACAttatttcttcacaattttccgtagcagaagaaaattgaaaatttctgctgGATTTTATGCCACTTTTCAAATCAACATACTTTATATCCAATTTAGTCGTtatgttttctaaaaattgagTTCGCTATTGGATCTTGAGTGGAATCATGctcttttcaaaatgattctttattttctctgaGATTCCGTGGGCCgggtacttttttttgagattgaggctcttttttgagattttgaagAGGTGTGCGAGTTTAAGTCATTGGACAGTTTTATGCAAATTCTTGGATAGATCTCAATGAGGGGAATCCAATGAAATAAGAAGTTTTCCACAGTTTCCTTTTAATGACAAGGTGACGATGGGCAAAGGTGAGCGACTCTGCCGCATCATCAACAAAATCAACAGTTTCATACAattcttttcaacaattttttttttgattttgaagacATGTGTAACTTTGAGTCTATCAGGTTCTCGTCAATTATGACTTCAGGCTAtgaacgtttcttttttcttttttttttgcaatttttttcttttttggcgTATACTTGCCGTAGCGCATCAAAACGCGAATAATCTCACAAAAGACGTTCATTATCCTACATTAGAAGCATCATTGATCGGGCAGCAAAGATCATCAAATGTCCTTTTCTCCGGCACAGAGgtctaatttcaattttcttctagaTATAAACATAAGACAAGAATTCTTGTTGACGAGAATTCTTGTCTGCTGACTAAACTTTCACATCTTTAATAATTCGCTATGGATTCGTCTGCTTGGTGAGCGCAATCATTTCATGTTCCTataattttttccaatcaaTCTGATTAGCAAACTGATTAGTGAAGCGACGTATTCAACGAAAACCGTACTGAATCtattaattattgttatttcagAATTTGAAAACTTCATTATCTTTTATCTCTTTCATCAACCTTCACATATTAGATAttcttacgattttttttgccttttttgccACTACTTTTCCTTTGGGATTCTATTAAGAGATTGAACTGATGATTAAGTTCAaagttaaagacatcattccGAACTCactctgacgtggtatggatttccgatggaaaaattcttaggaatcgtagattgcgggatgaCGGGTGGTTTCACTCATCTCTCTCTAAccgtattttaaaaaaaaatggcgtgaatgactccgtttttcacgacgatttcactTGCAACGAGCTGCATCcggctgcgcagcggtcgaaaaccagtcagttctcctcgactgcgtATTCAAGTGGAACCTATGAATAgattgctgaggggaccagaacgtttacatagaggagcgttctaacgttcctcctaggaactaaagcggttcccccgctgtttttttaagacgattaggaagagataaacggaaccacccctgatccaggaatctacaatcccatctctagcttgtcCGGCGGTTTCCCTTATCCCGTCacattcatggtatgctgcctttaatgtacCCAGAGAGTAGgatcaaaagaagaatatgaTATAATATCAGAAGCAATATGTTCTCCTCTTTTAcctcgttttcttcttcataatcACTTTTTGTTGTGTCTCtagaattatttgattttaagaGGTGATCAAGTGGATCCTTTGAGCCATATCCACTCCCTCTTCAATGACTACATTGAGCTACAAAAGCGTCCAGTTACAGGTTAGCGTCCGCAAGCGGCTGTATACTTTGGGATTtttgtgggcaaatatagagttcgaaaCGTAGATTACGACGAGTATGAGTGTGACGCTCAACTtccatcctgaaaaacggcatgggagtTGATTGCCATGAAATACGCGAGCACACTCCGCGCCCTcaatgcacgcgccgcatccgctagcgagcggtcgaaaatcaatgagatctTCTTAGCAGCCCATCCAGCGTAGAGCCAATGAGTAGGATGCTATGGGAAGCGGAGCGCATATGCCGCATTCTAATGTAGCTCCTTGGGACAAACGCTGTTCTTTccccgtttttcaggacgctTAGGGAGAATTGATTGAGGTAcattcatattcgtaatctacaccctgaACACTGTATTTACCCATATCAGTCAaacccaacatcgtcaatttttttgatacgctgcttttaaccGGTAGTTTCCGACACCATTAGTGACCGGCTTCGAGTTGAGAACAGCACTGAGCGGGTGTCCCTTACGAATCAGTGGTTTAATGAAACATATCTGATTTAGGTTGGGAAACCCTCCTAAAAGAATGggataacatttaaaaaaaaggaatttaaaatagacgtcaacaaaaacaatgtcTCATGTCAATTATTCCGCGGACAGTCTCTGATACAGTACTGAAACAAAAATGtcctcggaaaaaaaaccaccggATGGCAAACGCCTGCGGTGCAAGGGCACGCATTTTGTGCCTACATTCTCAGTAAAATTATTGTACCCTGATCCCAGAGATCATATTTAGATCCATTACTAATCCCACTACAAAATTAatgagcaaagagaaaaagtaatgtCAGATAAACTGctatcaaaaagaaatcaaacttttccgaatttttgaaaaaaaactaaaaaccacaggaaaaaaacttatgcTCTGGCATTATTCATGCACTTAATTTCAACTCAAACATAATACATAtgtgcaaaaatgaaaaattcacataACAAATTGTGCAAACAAATGAATTCGAAttcaagagagaaaaaacaaaatcaatgtATAACATTGATGCGGAGGGAGATTTTGTTGTGCTTCGCTTTGCTTGTCGTTCAGCCGtttatctctctctctctctctcgatcTAGATATGTAACCtcaaatgtaaaatttttattttgaagagatATACGTACGTTTTTTCTACTGGAcctaataacaataaatagatAAGTACTTTTACgccgaaaaaaataacagaaactcttccagaagtgcgaaagttc
This is a stretch of genomic DNA from Necator americanus strain Aroian chromosome II, whole genome shotgun sequence. It encodes these proteins:
- a CDS encoding hypothetical protein (NECATOR_CHRII.G8148.T1): MFNDDDLFGFGGIHRVMHNQFREMDRMMNAMMDPFGMMMGGMGMIEGPYERQPAHRALARPFDPFRGFGGLFTAMEDLQERAMNDPHSQVYTQSTMVTFGQDGQPRVVENSVRKSGDVKETRRSLRDGTREEMSIGHTIGDRTHIIEKKRDKDGSDRRQQRFVNLDESAAEDFDREFQSRARANMGYSASNGRRALSDSSSGSYRHRSADAAGRSRTGDNAPIITLPDDDEEEDTRSTRARTTAGTSRRTNTGGYSGPVIREISEEEAESSIPKRRRGFGGFFSSE